In a single window of the Rhodothermia bacterium genome:
- a CDS encoding deoxynucleoside kinase, with translation MPKIAKTSTGKKYVAIAGNIGAGKSSLTRLLSNHFKWEAYFERVEDNPYLADFYADMRRWSFNLQVFFLSSRFNQQQEIENLPHSVVQDRSIYEDAEIFARNLHDMALMSQRDYENYTELFKIMTSYLTPPDLLVYLRASVPTLVEHIQSRGREFESNISIDYLKRLNELYEDWVDRYHVGPKLIINVDDLDFVNHEESRAEIISQIEGRLYGLFAE, from the coding sequence ATGCCAAAAATTGCAAAAACCTCAACCGGAAAAAAATACGTGGCCATCGCCGGAAATATTGGCGCAGGCAAAAGCTCGCTCACCCGTCTATTGAGCAACCATTTTAAATGGGAAGCCTATTTCGAGCGGGTCGAAGACAATCCATATTTGGCAGATTTTTATGCCGATATGAGGCGTTGGTCTTTCAACCTACAGGTTTTCTTCCTCTCAAGCCGGTTTAATCAACAACAAGAAATTGAGAATTTGCCGCACTCGGTGGTGCAAGATCGCTCTATCTACGAGGATGCCGAAATTTTTGCGCGGAACCTCCACGATATGGCGCTCATGTCTCAACGTGACTATGAAAACTACACGGAACTATTTAAAATAATGACATCCTATCTAACGCCACCGGATTTGTTGGTTTACCTTCGGGCTTCTGTTCCAACATTGGTCGAGCATATTCAGTCGCGTGGGAGAGAATTTGAGAGCAATATCAGCATAGATTACCTAAAACGGCTGAATGAACTGTATGAGGATTGGGTGGATCGTTATCATGTTGGCCCTAAGTTGATTATCAATGTGGACGATTTGGATTTTGTGAACCACGAAGAAAGCCGAGCAGAGATCATTTCTCAGATCGAAGGCAGGCTTTACGGTCTTTTTGCGGAATAA
- a CDS encoding tetratricopeptide repeat protein translates to MKTQHIQGFRWKHRHHLLGVLVVFWGLFGFVFAQNVPYNEGIRLFQKGQYAQAAIKFEEALRQNPQNNEAYRALAFCYLQSKNTIRAEATLTRGLLKFPKDLRLKSLQADIWLQSGKLMDAKRILEEIDEALGKGAKVEGFGRAQIRAQLGAIAQRFGGLAYQAQKRDEAMRQFKLAVQYLPDSLSARHNLIVLHLEEGAWEEALQASEEALGKWPNNSQLLQMKGKCLLELRRYKEMEETWKVIYDRSPRNLDVGLMYGQILLANQKNSDAQAVFDKLLRENPKEKRLYDALVQINEQGFNYTAVLELLRRQRKIFPQDPGIVKKLAQTHEITQEWEKSRAYYDSLAVLTGAAGKAKLAIARTYELQDSLAVALEKLEALRSSTPKDPEVLNALGALQRRMKRWQEAATTYATLATDTTQATAAWVRWGEMQANLGHKEEAKRGYLSALDKLTQHPLPYIGLAELATKDDPKQCEWAETGLRKALRGVKALQEQQVSQVQNRSVEEAENRQSTKEALEEYDALGGRAFQFFTTTCPQASVEGVITDLLHTYQGSGKLFYYVGTHYRRMGEIERARIYFNEAANFAPQLTENQEALGELYRSEGNLPMAILAYERILTVKPDFAPAHRALIDLYRAQGQLNALADKWLARHEAIPNNVVLREHLIEALHKAGRLEEARRIAEKVQAEKPKTNSNSPQP, encoded by the coding sequence ATGAAAACGCAACACATTCAAGGTTTTAGGTGGAAGCACCGTCATCATTTGTTGGGGGTGCTTGTTGTTTTTTGGGGCCTGTTTGGGTTCGTCTTTGCGCAGAATGTGCCCTATAACGAGGGTATTCGTTTGTTCCAGAAGGGGCAATATGCACAAGCCGCTATAAAATTTGAAGAAGCCCTCCGGCAAAATCCCCAAAATAACGAGGCATACCGAGCATTGGCCTTTTGTTACCTCCAGTCCAAAAACACCATACGTGCCGAGGCCACCCTTACGCGGGGTTTGTTGAAATTCCCGAAAGACCTCCGCCTTAAGTCTCTTCAGGCTGATATTTGGCTACAGTCTGGAAAATTGATGGATGCCAAGCGGATTTTAGAGGAAATAGACGAGGCATTGGGAAAAGGTGCCAAAGTGGAAGGCTTTGGTCGCGCACAAATTCGGGCACAATTGGGCGCTATTGCCCAGCGGTTTGGCGGTTTGGCGTACCAAGCCCAAAAAAGAGACGAGGCCATGCGCCAATTTAAGTTGGCGGTGCAATATTTGCCTGATTCGCTCTCCGCACGGCACAACCTGATTGTTTTGCATTTGGAGGAAGGGGCATGGGAGGAGGCGCTGCAAGCCTCGGAGGAAGCCTTGGGGAAATGGCCGAACAATAGCCAACTTTTGCAAATGAAGGGAAAATGCCTCTTGGAACTCCGCCGATACAAAGAAATGGAGGAGACGTGGAAGGTGATCTATGACCGTAGCCCACGCAATTTGGATGTGGGATTGATGTACGGACAAATCTTGTTGGCAAACCAGAAAAACAGTGATGCCCAAGCAGTTTTTGATAAGCTCCTTCGGGAAAACCCCAAAGAAAAGCGGCTGTATGATGCTTTGGTTCAGATCAATGAGCAAGGTTTTAATTATACAGCGGTTTTAGAACTGCTTCGGCGGCAAAGGAAAATCTTTCCACAGGATCCGGGCATCGTTAAGAAATTGGCACAAACGCATGAAATTACCCAAGAGTGGGAGAAATCTCGTGCATATTACGACTCCTTGGCCGTCTTGACGGGCGCTGCGGGGAAGGCTAAATTGGCCATTGCCCGAACCTATGAGCTACAAGATAGTCTTGCGGTGGCATTAGAAAAATTAGAAGCCCTCCGTAGTAGCACGCCAAAAGATCCGGAGGTGCTAAATGCACTTGGAGCATTGCAACGCCGGATGAAGCGTTGGCAAGAGGCGGCGACAACTTATGCCACACTTGCCACAGATACGACTCAGGCAACAGCGGCTTGGGTACGCTGGGGCGAAATGCAAGCCAATTTGGGCCATAAAGAAGAGGCCAAAAGAGGGTATTTAAGTGCCCTCGACAAACTGACGCAGCATCCTTTGCCCTACATCGGGCTGGCAGAATTGGCCACTAAGGACGATCCAAAACAGTGCGAATGGGCCGAAACAGGCTTGCGGAAAGCACTCCGAGGGGTGAAAGCCTTGCAGGAGCAACAGGTGTCGCAGGTGCAAAACCGCAGCGTGGAAGAAGCCGAAAACCGGCAAAGTACCAAAGAGGCTTTAGAAGAATATGACGCCTTGGGTGGTCGAGCCTTTCAATTCTTTACCACAACTTGCCCACAAGCCTCCGTAGAAGGCGTTATTACGGACTTGCTCCATACCTATCAAGGGTCGGGAAAATTGTTCTATTATGTTGGAACCCATTACAGAAGGATGGGCGAAATAGAACGCGCACGGATTTATTTTAATGAGGCGGCCAACTTTGCGCCACAACTCACCGAAAACCAAGAGGCGCTTGGTGAATTATACCGATCGGAAGGCAATCTACCAATGGCCATTTTGGCGTATGAACGGATTTTGACCGTAAAACCGGATTTTGCGCCAGCCCATCGTGCTTTGATAGACCTCTACCGTGCACAAGGGCAACTCAACGCATTGGCGGACAAATGGTTGGCGCGTCATGAGGCAATACCTAATAATGTGGTGCTGCGCGAACACTTGATTGAGGCGCTGCACAAAGCAGGACGTTTAGAGGAAGCCCGACGCATTGCGGAGAAAGTTCAAGCGGAAAAACCAAAAACCAATTCCAACTCCCCACAACCATGA
- a CDS encoding WGR domain-containing protein — translation MNTATLQTAPTQQRRARLIMVSDANNNKFYNMNALSDGTFSVEYGRVGSRAATATYDLAHWEKKYREKIRKGYTDVSYLFADKREEINLCTTGNVWIDGLMNRLQGYARSSVLANYLVGSDEVTAAQIAEAQGLINEVITDYELGQTREALNRQLIRLYAIIPRRMTNVRNHLVQPDSDEAVIRNMLAMEQATLDVMVGQVQMNHNTSDAKPVNVCEKLGLEIRVVEDATVMAQIRAKMQHHAKKMVRVFEVTHRQHRRRFQNHLHTATNQKTELLWHGSRNENWLSILGNGLVLRPANAIITGKMFGYGLYFADHFQKSLNYSSLSGAFWTGGRADRGYLALYEVHTGNALTIRQHKPWCYKLDAEKLKSRGLLRRQYDSVFAKGGADLVNNEFIVYNEAQSTIKYLIEVAH, via the coding sequence ATGAACACAGCTACTTTGCAAACCGCTCCCACACAACAGCGCCGCGCACGACTCATCATGGTCTCGGATGCCAATAACAATAAATTTTATAACATGAATGCCCTTTCAGATGGGACGTTCTCGGTGGAGTATGGCCGTGTGGGGAGCCGTGCCGCGACCGCCACCTACGATTTGGCCCATTGGGAAAAAAAATACCGCGAAAAAATCCGAAAAGGATATACCGATGTGAGCTATTTATTTGCAGATAAAAGAGAAGAAATCAATCTTTGCACGACCGGAAATGTTTGGATAGATGGCTTAATGAACCGTTTGCAGGGCTATGCCCGAAGTTCCGTTTTGGCCAATTATTTGGTTGGGTCAGACGAAGTGACGGCTGCGCAAATTGCCGAAGCCCAAGGATTGATTAATGAAGTGATAACGGACTACGAATTGGGGCAAACAAGGGAGGCCCTAAACCGCCAACTGATTCGCCTCTATGCTATAATCCCACGACGCATGACCAATGTTCGGAACCACTTGGTACAACCCGACTCCGACGAGGCCGTCATTCGCAATATGCTGGCGATGGAACAAGCCACTTTAGACGTTATGGTAGGCCAAGTACAAATGAACCATAATACATCCGATGCCAAGCCAGTGAATGTATGTGAAAAATTGGGTTTGGAAATTCGGGTGGTTGAAGATGCAACCGTTATGGCCCAAATCCGTGCGAAAATGCAACACCACGCCAAAAAAATGGTGCGGGTGTTTGAAGTAACCCACCGCCAGCACCGACGGCGCTTCCAAAACCACTTACATACAGCCACAAACCAAAAAACAGAGCTGCTCTGGCATGGTAGCCGTAACGAAAATTGGCTCTCGATTTTGGGCAATGGCTTGGTACTTCGGCCTGCCAATGCCATTATTACCGGTAAGATGTTTGGCTATGGGTTGTACTTTGCCGATCATTTCCAGAAGTCTCTAAATTACAGCTCTTTATCAGGTGCTTTTTGGACAGGCGGTAGAGCGGATCGCGGTTACTTGGCCCTATACGAAGTGCATACCGGAAACGCACTTACCATCCGCCAACACAAGCCTTGGTGCTACAAATTAGACGCCGAGAAGCTAAAGTCGCGGGGGCTGTTGCGGCGGCAGTACGACTCTGTTTTTGCAAAGGGTGGAGCCGATTTGGTGAACAACGAGTTTATTGTCTATAACGAGGCACAAAGTACCATCAAATATTTGATCGAAGTGGCCCATTAA
- a CDS encoding SCO family protein has translation MGCQKEESLPSAKTLTLKKGDGQSIFQLPGSWVTQDSLQVTLGNLKGKTTLVAMIYTSCTFACPRLLADMRRIEAKIPANERENMEFVLISIDPERDTPKKLKQFAQDNHLDLAHWTLLRGSQEDLEELSAVLGFRFQKISPIDFAHSNLLSVFNPQGEMIFQQEGIGASPNEVVAIMRKTASVR, from the coding sequence ATGGGTTGTCAAAAGGAAGAATCTCTCCCTTCCGCAAAAACCCTAACCCTTAAAAAAGGCGATGGGCAGTCTATTTTTCAGCTACCCGGTTCGTGGGTAACCCAAGACAGCCTGCAAGTAACATTGGGCAACCTAAAGGGAAAGACAACATTGGTTGCCATGATTTACACCTCTTGCACCTTCGCTTGTCCACGATTGTTGGCAGACATGAGAAGAATTGAGGCCAAAATACCTGCAAACGAGCGGGAAAATATGGAATTTGTGTTGATCAGCATAGACCCAGAAAGGGATACGCCTAAGAAACTAAAGCAATTTGCCCAAGATAATCACTTGGATTTGGCTCATTGGACCTTGTTACGAGGGTCGCAAGAAGACTTGGAAGAACTTTCCGCCGTGCTTGGATTCCGGTTCCAGAAGATTAGCCCCATTGATTTTGCCCATTCCAACCTTCTTTCGGTCTTTAATCCGCAAGGCGAGATGATCTTCCAACAAGAAGGCATCGGGGCAAGTCCAAATGAGGTTGTGGCGATCATGCGCAAAACCGCTTCGGTGCGATAG